A single region of the Gracilibacillus caseinilyticus genome encodes:
- a CDS encoding RQC domain-containing protein yields MKDANRNNLSVEEIKVILRAADELIGQGGGTLLAKILKGSREKRVLELELDKCPVYGYFKSKKWMW; encoded by the coding sequence TTGAAGGATGCTAACAGAAATAACCTATCAGTCGAAGAAATCAAAGTGATATTGCGAGCAGCAGACGAGTTGATTGGACAAGGAGGGGGAACGCTCCTTGCTAAGATTTTAAAAGGTTCGCGAGAGAAAAGGGTATTAGAATTAGAACTGGATAAGTGCCCGGTTTACGGCTATTTTAAATCTAAAAAATGGATGTGGTGA
- a CDS encoding DUF3951 domain-containing protein: MVWQVNGTISERTVFSIGLIVIVFVILVVSITIFKMVSGKRLPDNSYTPYDHITGQTDIDFHDEKKDGEEEDDD; encoded by the coding sequence ATGGTATGGCAAGTGAACGGAACCATTTCTGAAAGGACGGTGTTTTCCATAGGACTTATTGTTATCGTGTTTGTTATTTTAGTTGTCAGCATCACGATTTTTAAAATGGTTTCTGGAAAAAGGCTTCCGGATAATAGCTATACACCATATGACCATATTACTGGCCAAACCGACATCGACTTTCATGACGAGAAAAAGGACGGGGAGGAAGAGGACGATGACTAA
- a CDS encoding DUF2975 domain-containing protein, whose translation MKRGSTLFLKLAVILMGVPVLALCIFLVPKIGDFAAELYPDFTIIKYLVLFVFYASAIPFYYALYQAFRLLSYIDRNQAFSTLSVISLQHIKWSAITISGLFVIGMPLFFLVAERDDAPGVILVGMALIFAAMVVAIFAAVLQRLLNEAIHIKSENDLTV comes from the coding sequence ATGAAACGAGGTTCAACCCTTTTTCTAAAATTAGCTGTGATCCTGATGGGGGTTCCGGTTCTGGCTCTTTGTATATTTCTAGTCCCGAAAATTGGGGATTTCGCCGCGGAGCTGTATCCGGATTTTACTATCATAAAATATTTAGTCTTGTTTGTTTTTTATGCGTCAGCTATTCCATTTTATTATGCGTTGTATCAGGCGTTTCGACTGTTGAGTTACATTGACAGAAATCAGGCTTTTTCCACGTTGTCGGTTATTTCGTTACAACATATCAAATGGAGTGCGATTACGATTAGTGGTTTGTTCGTAATCGGAATGCCGCTTTTTTTTCTGGTGGCAGAAAGAGATGACGCACCGGGAGTGATCTTGGTGGGCATGGCGCTTATATTTGCAGCGATGGTGGTAGCAATCTTTGCCGCTGTTCTCCAACGACTGCTGAACGAGGCGATCCACATAAAATCTGAAAATGATTTAACGGTTTGA
- a CDS encoding helix-turn-helix domain-containing protein produces MAIIVNIDVMLAKRKMSVTELSERVGITMANLSILKNGKAKAIRISTLDAICKALDCQPGDILEYTSDEDDEV; encoded by the coding sequence ATGGCGATTATCGTAAATATAGATGTAATGCTGGCGAAAAGGAAGATGAGTGTGACAGAGTTATCGGAACGTGTTGGGATAACGATGGCGAATCTTTCTATTTTGAAAAATGGTAAAGCGAAGGCGATACGAATCTCGACGTTAGATGCGATTTGTAAGGCATTGGATTGCCAGCCTGGGGATATATTGGAATATACAAGTGACGAAGACGATGAAGTTTGA
- a CDS encoding TetR/AcrR family transcriptional regulator, whose product MEKETLSVPSGRKDANRNERKIMESAKAIFKEKGTEAKIEEIAEKAGVGVGTVYRRFLNKERLVWAVGIEIIEEIREKQQFDLNLSIPADQKMRLILDEFLLLHQKYGKLHEMLVTLSQETKFGDEISNVLTDVLQVTIKEGQEQGIFRKEQPEILEIFILYIINPNLIKRLRSQMDVKDIPKTIADFVLKGLSYKA is encoded by the coding sequence ATGGAAAAAGAAACTTTATCGGTCCCGTCCGGCAGAAAGGATGCCAATCGGAATGAGCGTAAAATTATGGAATCCGCTAAAGCTATATTTAAAGAAAAGGGGACCGAAGCAAAAATCGAAGAAATTGCGGAAAAAGCAGGAGTTGGTGTAGGTACTGTTTATCGAAGGTTTCTAAACAAAGAAAGGTTAGTTTGGGCTGTTGGGATAGAGATTATCGAAGAAATTCGTGAAAAACAGCAATTTGACCTAAACCTATCTATACCTGCCGATCAAAAAATGCGGTTGATTCTAGATGAGTTTTTGTTACTTCATCAAAAATATGGAAAGCTGCATGAAATGCTGGTTACATTGTCTCAGGAAACAAAGTTTGGTGATGAGATCAGTAATGTATTAACAGATGTGTTGCAAGTGACGATTAAAGAAGGGCAAGAACAAGGTATTTTTCGGAAGGAACAACCGGAAATCTTAGAAATATTTATCCTGTACATAATTAATCCGAACCTCATCAAAAGGCTTCGTTCTCAAATGGATGTAAAAGATATTCCGAAAACCATTGCCGATTTTGTACTAAAAGGATTGTCTTACAAAGCATGA
- a CDS encoding ATP-binding cassette domain-containing protein: MDRAITDISGLDLDQLLHWVDDCRASLTDEEITTVDVYIRDMETKLLRIKRLGLGYLTLERGTNTLSGGESQRIRLSAILDSDLTDVVYIIDEPTASLHAKDTEGIIDILKKLRDKGNTVIVIEHNTDVMREADYLIEIGPKAGRFGGELIGTGTINDLKTHEQSLIREYLSSRSKPKQDVRKAGPTAIQIDNATRHNLASVHVQIPTESLVSVTGVSGSGKSSLIFDVLGEQADNVSGLEQFDEIISISQNTISKMKRSNVATYTNVFTDIRNVFAQLEASKAQGLTSKHFSFNTNGGRCEMCEGLGYVMSNMLFFNDLEVICSTCRGKRFKEDILHITYNDYNINDCLESSVEEALSIFHDNAKIFKVLQLLTDIGLGYLKLGQSLTTLSGGEGQRLKLSTSLMKKTKQKTLFLLDEPSTGLHPYDIHYLLELFNRLIDKGNSIIMVEHNIYMIHASDWVIDLGPEGGVKGGHIIAEGTPSELKDNPLSVTGKYLA, from the coding sequence ATGGATCGTGCCATCACGGACATCTCCGGATTAGATTTAGATCAGTTGTTACACTGGGTCGATGATTGCAGAGCGAGCCTGACCGATGAGGAAATCACCACCGTGGACGTCTACATTCGTGACATGGAAACGAAATTGCTGCGGATTAAGCGCCTCGGACTTGGATATCTCACCTTAGAGCGCGGGACAAATACACTGTCAGGTGGAGAAAGCCAGCGCATTCGGCTGTCCGCGATTCTCGATTCCGACTTAACAGATGTCGTTTATATTATCGACGAACCGACAGCCAGCCTGCATGCCAAAGACACGGAAGGTATCATCGATATTTTAAAAAAACTCCGCGATAAAGGAAATACCGTGATTGTGATCGAACACAATACAGACGTCATGAGAGAAGCAGATTACTTAATCGAAATAGGTCCGAAAGCAGGACGGTTCGGTGGTGAGCTGATTGGAACGGGCACGATCAATGACTTGAAAACCCACGAGCAATCCCTGATCAGAGAATACCTATCATCGAGAAGCAAGCCAAAACAAGACGTACGAAAAGCGGGTCCAACAGCGATCCAGATTGATAATGCCACACGTCATAACCTGGCTTCCGTCCATGTCCAGATTCCGACCGAATCACTCGTCAGCGTCACCGGTGTCTCCGGATCAGGTAAATCTTCACTGATATTCGATGTGTTAGGAGAACAAGCAGACAATGTGTCAGGATTAGAACAGTTCGATGAAATCATCTCGATCAGTCAAAATACGATCTCTAAGATGAAGCGCTCCAATGTCGCTACCTACACCAACGTGTTCACTGATATCCGAAATGTCTTTGCCCAATTGGAAGCGAGCAAGGCACAAGGATTAACGTCTAAACATTTTTCATTCAATACGAATGGCGGGCGCTGTGAAATGTGTGAGGGATTAGGTTATGTGATGAGTAACATGTTATTTTTTAATGACCTGGAAGTGATCTGCTCAACCTGCAGAGGAAAACGATTCAAAGAAGACATTCTCCACATCACCTACAACGACTACAATATCAATGATTGTTTAGAGAGTTCCGTCGAAGAAGCGTTATCGATTTTTCATGACAATGCTAAAATATTTAAAGTCCTGCAGCTGTTAACCGATATCGGCTTAGGCTATTTAAAGCTTGGCCAGTCCCTGACTACCTTATCAGGTGGCGAGGGCCAGCGTTTAAAATTGTCCACATCGTTAATGAAGAAGACGAAACAGAAGACACTATTTCTATTAGATGAACCGTCTACAGGTCTCCATCCTTATGACATTCACTATTTGCTAGAGCTATTCAACCGTTTAATCGATAAAGGTAATTCGATTATCATGGTCGAACATAACATTTATATGATTCATGCGAGTGATTGGGTGATTGACTTAGGGCCAGAAGGTGGCGTGAAAGGTGGGCATATCATTGCCGAAGGAACGCCAAGTGAATTGAAAGACAATCCATTGTCTGTTACCGGCAAGTATTTAGCTTGA
- a CDS encoding ATP-binding cassette domain-containing protein, whose translation MTEWITIEHANEHNLKDVNVQIPKRAFTVITGVSGSGKSTLAHDILFNESQRQYLEAMGMQGIEKPKVARINGVSPAISIQQQETSSNPRSTVGTKTAMYTSLRMIYEKLGFRPCPNCEKAVNPAKAIEETEVIDGDFTVFQICPYCDHKYKKFTRSHFSYNTIEGACETCKGIGDVVQINQHTLFNKALSVEKGAVTLWTGSYLDYQFENIKNTMQHYQVPLEADTPLQDYNNLQFALLCHGTSSEEVQQLTDIKEP comes from the coding sequence ATGACCGAATGGATCACAATTGAGCATGCCAATGAGCACAATCTGAAGGATGTCAATGTCCAGATTCCAAAAAGGGCATTCACTGTCATTACAGGTGTGTCTGGATCGGGTAAGTCAACGCTCGCCCACGATATTTTGTTTAATGAATCACAACGGCAATACTTAGAAGCGATGGGAATGCAAGGCATCGAAAAGCCTAAAGTCGCCCGCATTAATGGCGTGTCTCCTGCTATCAGCATTCAGCAGCAGGAAACGTCCTCCAATCCTCGCTCGACAGTCGGGACCAAGACAGCGATGTATACCAGCTTACGAATGATTTATGAAAAATTAGGCTTTCGCCCTTGTCCAAACTGTGAGAAAGCCGTCAATCCTGCCAAGGCCATCGAAGAAACAGAAGTTATAGATGGTGATTTTACCGTTTTCCAGATTTGCCCCTACTGTGATCACAAATACAAAAAATTCACACGAAGCCACTTTTCCTACAACACCATCGAAGGTGCCTGCGAGACATGTAAAGGTATTGGTGATGTTGTCCAGATTAACCAACACACGTTATTTAATAAAGCATTATCGGTAGAAAAAGGTGCCGTCACGCTTTGGACAGGCAGTTATTTAGACTATCAGTTTGAAAATATTAAAAACACGATGCAACACTACCAAGTCCCACTTGAAGCTGATACACCACTTCAAGATTATAATAACTTGCAATTTGCTTTACTATGCCATGGGACAAGCAGTGAAGAAGTACAACAGCTGACCGACATTAAGGAACCATAA
- a CDS encoding response regulator transcription factor, whose product MNILVCDDDQAIVDAIGIYLENEGYHIFKAYDGTEAITVVEEQEIHLIIMDIMMPKMDGIKATMKIREDNNIPLIMLSAKSEDADKIIGLNLGADDYITKPFNPLELIARVKSQLRRYTALGGMETRSGVYQSGGMAVDDESKTVTVDGDEVHLTPVQYKILLLLTTNAGKVFSIEDIYEKVWNETAYSPENTVSVHIRKIREKIEINPKEPKYLKVVWGIGYKVEKI is encoded by the coding sequence ATGAATATATTGGTGTGCGATGATGACCAGGCGATTGTCGATGCAATCGGGATCTATTTGGAAAATGAGGGCTATCATATTTTTAAGGCGTACGATGGGACAGAAGCGATCACGGTTGTAGAGGAGCAGGAGATCCATCTCATTATTATGGATATTATGATGCCGAAGATGGACGGGATTAAGGCAACGATGAAGATCAGGGAAGACAATAATATTCCATTAATCATGCTCTCGGCCAAATCAGAGGATGCCGATAAGATTATCGGCCTTAATTTAGGAGCGGATGATTACATTACCAAGCCGTTTAATCCATTGGAATTAATCGCGCGGGTGAAATCTCAGCTCCGGAGATACACTGCATTAGGTGGCATGGAGACAAGAAGTGGTGTCTATCAGTCTGGCGGTATGGCAGTTGATGACGAAAGTAAAACCGTGACCGTTGATGGTGATGAGGTGCATCTGACTCCGGTACAATACAAGATTCTATTGCTGTTGACCACGAACGCGGGCAAAGTCTTCTCGATTGAAGATATTTATGAAAAAGTTTGGAACGAAACAGCTTACAGTCCGGAAAATACCGTGTCTGTACATATCAGAAAAATAAGAGAAAAGATCGAGATCAATCCGAAAGAACCAAAATATTTGAAAGTGGTGTGGGGTATTGGATACAAAGTGGAAAAAATTTAA
- a CDS encoding HAMP domain-containing sensor histidine kinase, with protein MDTKWKKFKRSWITKGIVFVLMVACFTGGIKALIDIVESTNGEMEDVFVEDYFQSQSYIEESDMLINNLTRLLGEYKSEEHILDGGTISAEAMQIRKEDLLYEHYAEFHDPSIDEADYMEQFEQEYAEEIAQAREEMIQDDLREYHSIVQRIEQTGPPLFYATDGENVFTNTTITEKRAFEKHPAFMIFEGYDQSVFPQSTKENESFHWITNYLSSLDPQEMTIYLAFTEQSLNELESDWQEQKELVKDAVYLLAVFLIGFLLTFGYLASVIGKKSEDEAIHFHGLDKLYNDINVGLCFLLIMLWFFLMGIVYKSIDTMLIPVTAPIAAVGLLLILSLVKHVKNKSLFTHMLLYRVFYHIAKFIGAVYLSGGVGIKTVLIVVGYPLLVAVTFFMFPVTIAVAAWFAFKKVKAFRSIQEGVEIVKEGKLHHRIDVDGKGEFARIASNINGITDGLSKAVDSELKSERMKTELITNVSHDIRTPLTSIITYVDLLKREEDPVKKQEYIEVLDQKAKRLQLLTDDLFDAAKASSGNIPVELQQIDVVSLISQGLGEVNDKIEAAELDLKFRHPEDKVYVTADGKLFWRSIENVLSNIFKYSLRGTRVYIDIEDVGDQVCLSFKNIASYELNIPAAELLTRFKRADESRTSQGSGLGLSIAKNLIETQNGRFEIQIDGDLFKAMIYLPKK; from the coding sequence TTGGATACAAAGTGGAAAAAATTTAAAAGGTCCTGGATAACGAAGGGTATCGTGTTTGTGCTGATGGTTGCCTGTTTTACAGGGGGCATCAAAGCACTTATTGATATAGTAGAATCAACGAATGGTGAAATGGAAGATGTGTTTGTAGAGGATTACTTTCAGAGTCAATCCTATATCGAGGAAAGTGATATGCTGATTAATAATCTGACGAGACTTTTAGGAGAGTATAAGAGCGAGGAGCATATCTTAGATGGTGGTACGATTAGTGCCGAAGCTATGCAAATAAGGAAAGAGGATTTACTTTATGAGCATTATGCTGAGTTCCACGACCCTTCAATAGATGAAGCAGACTATATGGAACAGTTTGAGCAGGAATACGCGGAAGAGATTGCACAAGCGAGGGAAGAGATGATTCAGGATGATCTGCGGGAGTACCATTCGATTGTGCAAAGGATAGAGCAAACAGGTCCGCCTTTATTCTATGCAACGGATGGGGAGAATGTCTTTACCAACACAACGATTACAGAAAAAAGAGCGTTTGAAAAGCACCCGGCCTTTATGATTTTTGAAGGATATGATCAATCTGTTTTTCCCCAATCAACCAAGGAAAATGAGTCGTTTCACTGGATTACCAATTACCTGTCGAGCTTAGACCCGCAGGAAATGACGATTTATTTAGCCTTTACAGAGCAATCTCTAAATGAACTGGAGTCCGATTGGCAGGAACAAAAGGAGCTGGTTAAGGACGCTGTCTATCTATTAGCCGTATTTCTGATTGGTTTTCTCCTCACGTTCGGCTACCTTGCTTCGGTAATAGGCAAAAAATCAGAAGACGAAGCCATCCATTTTCACGGACTTGATAAGCTGTACAATGATATCAATGTTGGATTATGTTTCCTGCTTATCATGCTTTGGTTTTTCCTGATGGGCATTGTGTACAAAAGCATTGACACCATGCTAATTCCGGTTACCGCCCCGATCGCAGCGGTTGGATTGCTATTAATATTGTCACTCGTTAAGCATGTGAAGAATAAGTCACTTTTCACCCATATGCTGTTGTACCGTGTGTTCTACCACATTGCAAAGTTTATCGGTGCTGTCTATCTCAGCGGCGGGGTTGGGATCAAGACCGTCCTGATTGTGGTCGGCTATCCATTATTAGTTGCGGTTACCTTTTTTATGTTCCCGGTGACTATAGCTGTTGCCGCATGGTTTGCATTCAAAAAGGTGAAAGCATTTCGTTCGATTCAAGAGGGTGTAGAAATTGTAAAGGAAGGAAAGCTTCATCATCGGATTGACGTGGATGGCAAAGGTGAATTCGCTCGTATCGCCTCCAATATTAACGGAATTACAGATGGCTTGAGCAAGGCGGTCGACAGTGAGCTGAAGAGTGAGCGAATGAAGACGGAACTGATCACCAATGTCTCTCATGATATTCGCACGCCGTTAACCTCGATTATTACGTATGTCGACCTTTTGAAAAGGGAAGAGGATCCTGTTAAAAAACAAGAATATATCGAAGTGCTGGATCAGAAAGCAAAAAGGTTACAGCTGTTAACCGATGATCTCTTCGATGCGGCGAAAGCCTCCAGTGGCAATATTCCGGTTGAGTTGCAGCAGATTGATGTTGTCTCACTGATCAGCCAAGGGCTTGGCGAAGTGAATGATAAGATTGAAGCGGCCGAATTAGATTTGAAATTCCGTCATCCTGAAGACAAGGTATATGTGACGGCAGATGGTAAGCTGTTTTGGCGATCGATCGAAAATGTATTGTCGAACATATTTAAATATTCACTGCGAGGTACGAGAGTGTATATTGATATTGAGGACGTGGGCGATCAAGTCTGTCTGTCGTTTAAAAATATTGCGTCCTATGAATTAAATATACCAGCAGCTGAATTGCTGACACGTTTTAAACGAGCAGATGAATCGCGAACGAGCCAGGGCAGCGGATTAGGTCTGTCGATTGCCAAGAACCTGATTGAGACACAGAACGGAAGATTCGAGATCCAGATTGATGGTGATTTATTTAAAGCGATGATTTATTTGCCGAAAAAATAA
- a CDS encoding copper amine oxidase, whose translation MNWKKALLVVPMSAALVIPATEEYVSAASEDSMPTVSTAGADLRATLSTSLSEHANLAIITMRKGIEGAEDFEAAKAQLSENTDDLSAAIASVYGDEAGQAFKDMWSAHIGYFVDYVMGTAEEDEGKKQAALDELKQYRQEFSSFLDDATEGRVEAGALAEGLQQHVNQLIGAFDAYVAGNYDEAFNLHAEASNHMFMPAKGLSSAITSQFPDKFNNTLAVTPASDLRQTLNNILSNHVVFAVTAMQNGIEGEESAEIFEANAAQLSKNTDKLAKTIESVYGAEAGEQFKSMWSDHVSYFVDYVKATANEDEEAKQAALDELAQYREDFSTFMETATDGNISADAVAAELQEHVNQLIGSFDAYAAGNYEEAYDSFHEGYVYANDISKALSGAIVKQYPDKFESSMPSDMPKTGMGGTDKDVMNYLAYMIASVFVIMAAGGYTMYRRRSATQSK comes from the coding sequence ATGAATTGGAAAAAAGCATTACTAGTCGTACCAATGAGTGCAGCTTTAGTCATACCGGCAACAGAAGAGTATGTCAGCGCAGCGAGTGAAGATTCCATGCCAACGGTTAGCACAGCGGGAGCAGACTTACGAGCAACGTTATCTACTTCATTATCCGAGCATGCGAACTTAGCTATTATTACAATGCGCAAAGGAATCGAAGGCGCAGAGGATTTTGAAGCAGCAAAAGCACAGCTTTCCGAAAACACGGATGATTTATCTGCAGCGATTGCGTCTGTATATGGCGATGAAGCAGGACAAGCATTTAAAGATATGTGGAGCGCACATATTGGCTATTTCGTAGATTATGTGATGGGAACAGCAGAAGAAGATGAAGGGAAAAAGCAAGCAGCATTAGATGAATTAAAACAATATCGTCAGGAATTTTCCTCCTTTTTAGATGATGCAACGGAAGGACGTGTCGAAGCAGGCGCATTAGCAGAAGGTCTTCAACAGCACGTCAATCAATTAATCGGCGCATTTGATGCCTATGTAGCAGGAAATTATGACGAAGCATTTAACCTGCATGCAGAAGCAAGTAACCATATGTTTATGCCGGCAAAAGGCTTATCAAGTGCGATCACCAGCCAGTTCCCGGACAAATTTAACAACACGCTGGCGGTGACTCCAGCATCTGATTTACGTCAGACATTAAATAATATTTTATCCAACCATGTTGTATTTGCGGTAACAGCAATGCAGAATGGTATTGAAGGCGAAGAGTCTGCAGAGATTTTCGAAGCGAACGCAGCGCAGTTATCAAAGAATACCGATAAGTTAGCGAAGACGATTGAATCGGTATATGGTGCAGAAGCTGGTGAGCAGTTCAAATCCATGTGGAGTGACCATGTCAGCTATTTCGTCGATTATGTGAAAGCAACTGCTAATGAAGACGAAGAAGCAAAACAAGCAGCATTAGATGAGCTGGCGCAATACCGTGAAGATTTCTCCACATTTATGGAAACAGCAACAGATGGCAACATTTCTGCCGATGCCGTAGCAGCAGAATTACAGGAGCACGTTAACCAGTTAATCGGTTCGTTCGATGCCTATGCGGCAGGTAATTATGAAGAAGCATATGATTCTTTCCATGAAGGCTATGTCTATGCCAATGATATATCCAAAGCGTTATCTGGTGCTATCGTGAAGCAGTATCCAGACAAATTCGAATCATCTATGCCAAGCGATATGCCGAAGACAGGCATGGGTGGAACAGATAAAGATGTCATGAACTATCTTGCTTATATGATCGCGTCAGTATTCGTGATCATGGCGGCAGGAGGATATACAATGTATCGTAGAAGAAGTGCAACACAGTCTAAATAA
- a CDS encoding class F sortase, with protein sequence MKCLKILLAVFVAGLITGCSQSEQNRTGSGSAQPLETETKEEHSAVETTQWEDIYASGEAASASSDNEDRSIIPAAISIPAIDVSAAIEHVGKLSNGQMGVPEQDENVGWYEFGAKPGEQGSAVMAGHVDNKTGPAVFYHLEDMKEGDKIHITNVEGEQLTFEVYQTKSYPKDEAPISEVFGYTAARTLKLITCTGEFLDNVGTHENRLVVSAQLVE encoded by the coding sequence ATGAAATGCCTGAAAATATTGCTGGCTGTATTCGTTGCTGGTCTGATCACTGGCTGCAGTCAATCGGAACAGAATAGGACTGGTTCTGGTTCAGCACAGCCATTAGAGACGGAGACGAAGGAAGAGCATAGTGCCGTGGAAACGACACAGTGGGAAGATATTTATGCAAGCGGTGAAGCAGCGAGTGCTTCGTCCGATAATGAGGATAGAAGCATTATTCCTGCAGCGATTTCGATACCTGCTATCGATGTTTCAGCAGCTATCGAGCATGTCGGTAAACTGTCGAACGGCCAAATGGGAGTGCCGGAACAGGATGAGAATGTTGGCTGGTACGAATTCGGTGCGAAGCCAGGGGAGCAAGGCAGTGCGGTAATGGCCGGCCATGTCGATAACAAAACAGGCCCTGCCGTTTTTTATCACTTGGAAGATATGAAGGAAGGCGACAAGATTCATATCACCAATGTGGAAGGTGAGCAGTTAACCTTCGAAGTCTATCAAACAAAGAGCTACCCAAAAGACGAAGCACCTATCAGTGAAGTATTCGGATACACAGCCGCCAGAACACTGAAGCTGATAACCTGTACCGGTGAGTTTCTCGATAATGTGGGGACACATGAGAATCGGCTGGTGGTATCGGCACAGCTTGTGGAATGA
- a CDS encoding GNAT family N-acetyltransferase produces the protein MVTLQPMTAADFQRFLQTAITNYAAEKVRAGNWTEEDSLQHAAEDFDNLLPDREQTKDHYLYTIVNEPGDQVGIIWLARQTADKGFIYDILIEDAYRGKGYGKAAMQQIEKEAKQLGMQKIGLHVFGHNKVAVHLYDSLHYQATNIVMEKEL, from the coding sequence ATGGTAACACTGCAACCAATGACCGCAGCCGATTTTCAACGATTTCTCCAAACAGCTATTACGAATTATGCAGCGGAAAAGGTAAGAGCTGGTAACTGGACAGAGGAAGACTCGCTTCAACATGCCGCGGAAGATTTTGATAACCTTTTGCCAGACAGGGAACAAACAAAAGATCATTATTTATATACGATTGTGAACGAGCCCGGTGATCAGGTCGGCATCATTTGGCTAGCAAGACAAACAGCAGATAAAGGGTTCATCTATGATATTTTGATAGAGGACGCATACCGGGGCAAAGGCTATGGAAAAGCGGCTATGCAGCAAATCGAAAAAGAAGCAAAGCAATTAGGCATGCAAAAGATTGGTCTTCATGTATTCGGCCATAATAAAGTAGCGGTCCATTTGTATGATTCCTTACACTATCAAGCTACTAATATTGTGATGGAGAAAGAATTATAA
- a CDS encoding CHY zinc finger protein, producing MSGLKIHGVNVHGAVIDQESRCKHYSLPEDIVAIKFKCCNEYYPCYKCHEEAADHPAEVWPKEEFNHQAILCGKCGTALTISAYMQCDSTCPNCGSSFNPGCRLHSHLYFST from the coding sequence GTGTCAGGCTTGAAGATACATGGTGTTAATGTCCATGGGGCAGTAATAGATCAGGAGAGCCGCTGCAAGCATTACAGTTTGCCGGAGGATATTGTTGCGATTAAATTTAAATGCTGCAACGAGTACTATCCTTGCTATAAGTGCCATGAAGAAGCAGCGGATCATCCGGCGGAAGTGTGGCCTAAAGAGGAGTTCAACCATCAAGCGATTCTATGTGGAAAATGCGGAACAGCATTAACGATCTCCGCATATATGCAGTGTGACTCTACATGCCCGAATTGCGGCAGTTCTTTCAATCCGGGCTGTCGACTTCATTCCCATCTCTATTTTTCCACATAA
- a CDS encoding biotin transporter BioY has product MKLRAVDITLAGMFASLMAIGANITSFIVIGGVPITLTTFFCILAGLLLGSRLGAISMIVYALVGLAGAPVFSHFSGGWSAIVSPTFGFILSYIIVAYVAGKIVERKATKARFVIAALVGLCINYGFGTNWMYFAYQFLASTEAISYKIAWLWMAAPLPKDIILAVFAATLAPRLYKSINRNTPVIAKSEAS; this is encoded by the coding sequence ATGAAATTAAGAGCAGTTGATATCACACTGGCGGGGATGTTTGCTTCCTTAATGGCGATTGGTGCCAATATTACGTCCTTCATTGTCATTGGCGGCGTGCCTATTACATTGACTACCTTCTTCTGTATATTAGCAGGATTGTTACTGGGCAGTCGGTTAGGGGCTATTTCGATGATTGTCTATGCGCTGGTAGGACTTGCCGGAGCACCCGTCTTCTCACATTTCTCAGGCGGATGGTCCGCCATCGTCAGCCCGACCTTCGGATTTATATTATCTTATATTATCGTAGCGTACGTAGCCGGAAAAATAGTAGAACGAAAGGCTACCAAAGCGAGATTTGTCATTGCCGCATTGGTCGGCTTGTGCATTAATTACGGCTTTGGCACGAACTGGATGTATTTTGCCTATCAATTTTTAGCTTCCACTGAGGCCATCAGTTACAAGATTGCATGGCTATGGATGGCAGCCCCTCTGCCAAAAGACATTATTCTCGCAGTCTTCGCCGCAACCTTAGCACCACGACTCTATAAAAGCATCAACCGAAACACACCAGTAATCGCCAAGAGCGAGGCGTCCTAG